A part of Homalodisca vitripennis isolate AUS2020 unplaced genomic scaffold, UT_GWSS_2.1 ScUCBcl_10550;HRSCAF=19489, whole genome shotgun sequence genomic DNA contains:
- the LOC124374846 gene encoding LOW QUALITY PROTEIN: probable cytochrome P450 4d14 (The sequence of the model RefSeq protein was modified relative to this genomic sequence to represent the inferred CDS: deleted 1 base in 1 codon), giving the protein NIIFLFQGYDTSQTAMSLTLYCLSHHPEIQERVYQEIRQIFGESDRDATYQDLQEMRYLENVIKESLRMYPLTGFIARVCCEEITLKSGYVIPKNTSVVILMEAICHDPQVYPDPYTFDPNRWEKKSSHYSYLHFGAGIRNCIGQRFAMLEMKSVLSRVLRNYRFLPSDIPLDLKYYIVVKSVSGVNIRIEPRDTKV; this is encoded by the exons taatattatatttttgtttcagggATATGACACTTCGCAGACTGCCATGTCTTTGACTTTATACTGCCTCTCACACCACCCTGAGATACAG GAGAGAGTGTACCAAGAAATTAGGCAGATATTTGGTGAAAGTGACCGGGACGCCACCTACCAGGATCTGCAGGAAATGAGGTACCTTGAGAACGTTATCAAGGAGTCCTTGAGAATGTACCCCCTGACGGGATTCATAGCTCGTGTATGTTGTGAGGAAATAACGTTAAAAA gtgGATACGTAATACCTAAAAACACTAGTGTAGTAATTCTGATGGAGGCGATATGCCATGACCCTCAGGTCTATCCTGATCCTTACACATTCGACCCAAACAGATGGGAGAAGAAGAGCTCCCACTATTCCTACTTACACTTTGGAGCCGGCATAAGGAACTGCATAG GTCAAAGATTTGCTATGCTGGAAATGAAGTCTGTGCTATCCAGAGTCCTCAGAAACTACCGA TTCCTACCATCTGACATTCCTTTGGATTTAAAATACTACATA